A single Lolium perenne isolate Kyuss_39 chromosome 6, Kyuss_2.0, whole genome shotgun sequence DNA region contains:
- the LOC127306721 gene encoding probable serine/threonine-protein kinase PIX13, producing MGNCFGSDEADVAAVKAMTHQAHARAAMARPGMVAPHPNAHAAMSSPGHARNPPSAPTTSSSGGVSGSSNRPAAGASPSRGSPSPSPSPSREGRILETPNLRIFTFAELKAATRNFKSDTLLGEGGFGRVHKGWVDEKTMSPARSGAGMPVAVKKLNPESLQGVQEWQTEVNFLGRLVHPNLVRLLGYCWEEKELLLVYEYMAKGNLEDHLLRNEPRKGGGASQAMSWSLRLRVAIDAARGLAFLHSSEKHVIYRDFKASNILLDTQFHAKLSDFGLAKDGPAGGSSHVTTRVMGTYGYAAPEYVATGHLYVKSDVYGFGVVLLEMLTGLRALDTDRPAGQHNLVDWAKPHLADRRKLARLMDPRLEGQYSSRGAQRAAQLTLRCLAAEHTNRPSMKEVVAVLREVDSMSRGAAGRSDGSVGSASPRPAARSGHGYGGQSPRPGFGSGSERAGPAGPRRPPIS from the exons ATGGGCAACTGCTTCGGCTCCGACGAGGCCGACGTGGCGGCCGTCAAGGCAATGACCCATCAAGCACATGCCCGAG CAGCGATGGCGAGGCCCGGCATGGTGGCGCCGCACCCCAACGCGCACGCAGCAATGAGCTCCCCAGGGCATGCCCGTAATCCGCCGAGCGCGCCCACGACCTCGAGCAGCGGCGGCGTAAGCGGATCAAGCAACCGGCCGGCGGCCGGAGCCAGCCCCAGTCGGGGCAGCCCTAGCCCCAGCCCCAGCCCTAGCCGGGAGGGGCGGATCCTGGAGACGCCCAACCTCCGGATCTTCACGTTCGCGGAGCTCAAGGCCGCCACGCGGAACTTCAAGTCGGACACCCTCCTCGGCGAGGGCGGGTTCGGGCGGGTGCACAAGGGCTGGGTCGACGAGAAGACCATGAGCCCCGCCAGGAGCGGCGCCGGCATGCCCGTCGCCGTCAAGAAGCTCAACCCCGAGAGCCTGCAGGGCGTCCAGGAATGGCAG ACCGAGGTGAACTTTCTAGGAAGGCTCGTTCACCCCAATCTAGTGAGGCTGCTTGGGTACTGCTGGGAGGAGAAGGAGCTCCTGCTTGTGTACGAGTACATGGCCAAAGGCAACCTGGAGGATCACCTCCTCAGAAATGAGCCACGGA AAGGCGGAGGAGCATCCCAGGCGATGTCGTGGAGCCTCCGCCTGCGTGTGGCGATCGACGCCGCCCGTGGCCTGGCCTTTCTGCACTCGTCGGAGAAGCACGTCATCTACAGGGACTTCAAGGCCTCCAACATCCTCCTAGACACG CAATTCCACGCGAAGCTCTCCGACTTCGGCCTCGCCAAGGACGGCCCCGCCGGCGGCAGCAGCCACGTCACCACCCGGGTCATGGGCACCTACGGCTACGCCGCGCCGGAGTACGTCGCCACAG GGCACCTGTACGTGAAGAGCGACGTGTACGGCTTCGGCGTGGTGCTGCTGGAGATGCTGACGGGCCTGCGCGCGCTGGACACGGACCGGCCCGCGGGGCAGCACAACCTGGTGGACTGGGCCAAGCCGCACCTGGCGGACCGGCGGAAGCTGGCGCGGCTCATGGACCCGCGCCTCGAGGGCCAGTACTCCTCCAGGGGCGCGCAGCGGGCGGCGCAGCTGACCCTCCGGTGCCTCGCCGCCGAGCACACCAACCGCCCCTCCATGAAGGAGGTCGTCGCGGTGCTCCGGGAGGTCGACTCCatgtccaggggcgccgccggaaGGTCGGACGGGTCCGTCGGGTCGGCGTCCCCGCGGCCCGCCGCACGGAGCGGCCACGGTTACGGAGGACAGTCGCCACGGCCAGGGTTTGGGTCGGGGTCGGAacgggctggcccggccggtcccCGACGGCCACCGATCTCCTAG
- the LOC127306720 gene encoding uncharacterized protein has translation MGCNGSKLDAIACMGSRLDDQEAVALCRGRADLLAHAARRRDALAAAHAALAASLASVSSSLHLLLLASASAQPVLTLPAAAAKTVDDPPPPPPAHHKPSSPPHSSSHIDFASSSSESDSGSVSSSPPHHLAASHHSHHPHPFPHYGYGYPYAYAPDHPPYGYPYPPPPGTLHLHYARSHPPPSSVAVEHPAPTSARVYEFGAVDPPRSYYAYGGEPTHAATHPAPSPPRASSWDFFNVFHGYDVHDNYCYDHAAAGATGTATPYTSSRCSRDVREEEGIPDLEDEDDDAVVVKEVSIERPVPGARNSLGAVSSSSSDKGVVAAGGTARQQAPAQPPAPPAHRKSSGSADVAGEIKAQFVRAAEAVWALAPILEVERRSYQHQHHRRSSVYHVSSGMVSSTALPDSGFRGEELDVGGREKLTGGRSLSLTLQRLYIWEKKLYNEVKSEEKMRLLLAKNSKRLKFLDQKGVEAHKIDETQKLVRKLSTKIGIAVRVIAKVSKKIDRVRDEELCPQIKALIQGFVKMWQEKLECFQIQCEAISLAKNLDSVISGRISRDLAMELEVDLVKCIVNFSSWVNAQRSFVKALNGWLALCLNYRQEETPDGARPCSPGRVDAPLVFTICSSWSEAMDRISEKEVVTAMQALVSSVRNLCEYKNVEQSEQITMTREREKWNKILARKSVEINKEADTLNRKLALVPGRQNLLPTVQTYQAHFFEADSLQVSLRRVLQALESFACSSLQAFQETLRHAEGEILSRENAKVS, from the exons ATGGGCTGCAACGGGTCCAAGCTCGACGCCATTGCCTGCATGGGCTCCCGGCTCGACGACCAGGAGGCCGTCGCGCTCTGCCGCGGCCGCGCCGACCTGCTCGCgcacgccgcgcgccgccgcgacGCCCTCGCCGCCGCGCACGCCGCACTCGCCGCCTCACTCGCCTCCGTCTCCTCctccctccacctcctcctcctcgcctccgcctccgcccagCCGGTGCTCAcgctccccgccgccgccgccaaaaccgtggacgaccctccgccgccgcctcccgcgcaCCACAAGCCCTCCTCGCCCCCGCACTCCTCCTCGCACATCGActtcgcgtcctcctcctcggaaTCCGACTCCGGCTCCGTCTCCTCCTCGCCTCCCCACCACCTCGCCGCCAGCCACCACTCCCACCACCCGCACCCGTTCCCGCATTACGGCTACGGCTACCCCTACGCCTACGCGCCCGACCATCCTCCGTACGGCTACCCGTACCCGCCCCCGCCAGGCACCCTCCACCTCCACTACGCGCGCAGCCACCCACCCCCGTCCTCCGTCGCCGTCGAGCACCCCGCGCCCACGTCCGCGCGCGTCTACGAGTTCGGCGCCGTCGACCCGCCCCGGAGCTACTACGCCTACGGGGGCGAGCCCACGCACGCCGCCACTCAtcccgcgccgtcgccgcccaGGGCCAGCTCCTGGGACTTCTTCAACGTCTTCCACGGCTACGACGTGCACGACAACTACTGCTACGaccacgccgccgccggcgccacgGGGACCGCCACGCCGTACACGTCCAGCCGGTGCTCGCGGGACGTGCGGGAGGAGGAGGGCATCCCGGAcctcgaggacgaggacgacgacgcggTAGTCGTCAAGGAGGTCTCCATTGAGCGCCCCGTGCCCGGCGCCCGCAACTCGCTCGGCGCcgtgagcagcagcagcagcgataAGGGGGTGGTCGCCGCGGGTGGCACGGCGCGGCAGCAGGCGCCGGCGCAGCCTCCCGCGCCCCCCGCGCACCGCAAGTCTTCTGGGAGCGCGGACGTTGCCGGAGAGATCAAGGCGCAGTTCGTCCGAGCGGCGGAGGCGGTCTGGGCGCTCGCGCCGATACTGGAGGTGGAGAGGCGGAGTTACCAGCACCAGCACCATCGCCGGAGCTCAGTGTACCACG TTTCGTCTGGGATGGTGTCGTCGACTGCGTTGCCGGACTCAGGGTTCAGAGGCGAAGAGTTGGATGTCGGAGGAAGGGAGAAGCTGACGGGTGGGAGAAGCTTATCTTTGACCCTGCAGAGACTCTATATCTGGGAGAAGAAACTATACAACGAGGTTAAG TCTGAAGAGAAAATGCGCCTCCTGCTTGCCAAGAACTCCAAGCGGCTAAAGTTTTTGGATCAAAAGGGTGttgaagctcacaagatcgacgAGACTCAAAAATTGGTCAGGAAGCTGTCCACAAAAATAGGAATAGCGGTGCGAGTTATTGCTAAGGTTTCAAAAAAGATAGACAGAGTAAGGGATGAGGAACTGTGTCCACAAATTAAGGCCTTAATCCAAGG GTTTGTGAAGATGTGGCAAGAAAAACTAGAGTGCTTCCAGATACAGTGTGAAGCAATATCGCTCGCCAAAAATTTGGATTCAGTTATCTCAGGTAGAATCAGTCGAGATCTGGCAATGGAGCTTGAAGTAGACTTGGTTAAATGCATTGTCAACTTCTCCTCTTGGGTGAATGCGCAAAGGAGCTTTGTAAAGGCACTGAATGGATGGCTAGCACTTTGTCTCAACTATCGCCAGGAAGAGACACCTGATGGCGCTCGTCCTTGTTCTCCTGGAAGAGTGGATGCACCACTTGTCTTTACCATCTGCAGCAGTTGGTCTGAAGCTATGGATCGGATTTCGGAGAAGGAAGTGGTTACCGCTATGCAAGCTCTTGTTTCCAGTGTTCGGAACCTGTGTGAGTACAAGAACGTTGAGCAGAGCGAGCAGATCACGATGACCCGGGAAAGAGAAAAGTGGAACAAGATTCTGGCAAGGAAGTCCGTGGAGATCAACAAGGAGGCAGATACACTTAACAGAAAGCTGGCACTAGTACCAGGCCGGCAAAACCTCCTCCCAACGGTACAAACATACCAGGCGCATTTCTTTGAAGCAGACAGTCTGCAAGTAAGTCTGAGGCGGGTTCTTCAAGCCCTTGAGAGCTTCGCATGCAGTTCCCTGCAAGCTTTCCAGGAGACTCTGAGGCATGCTGAAGGAGAAATTCTATCAAGAGAAAATGCTAAAGTTTCATAG